AACAAGTATTTGGCGAGAGGTCACCAACCCCTTCCTTATCAACTCTCAATTCCACATCATGATTGTATCTCTCATACAAGTACTGCCCCAAGTCtcctccttcttttccttcttcttttaagCGGCGTAATACAAGCCACATATGGAGCACAAGCAAGGCAAATGTTGTTTTAAAGGTCTTCTCCAGCCTAAATACTGCTTCACATCAAAAAAATATGATGAACATTAGAGTACTTAATCATATGTAAACTACCTGGTATTGTTAAATAACAAAAGGACAAGTAAATACAAATTCATCAGGTGATCTTGAATAGCAGATTGCAACAGATAGTAATTCATAAAAGACTAACCATTATAGATTGCCGGTTTGTCAACTTGAGAAGTAATTCGGAGGTAAATTACATTTGCCCCACGAATAGACTTGCTCTGTTTGCTATAGAAAAGCATCAGTTTAAGGATAAAACGCTTGATTCCTTCATAATGTGGCTCTTCAATTCTCAGCGGTGAATCAGCAGGCAATGCCAAAGAACAAGGTTTTGACCAGAACATCTTGTTCAAATTCACCTGCTTGAACGAACAAAATATTTTCATTCATACAACCAGTTCAAAAAACCCGAACATAGCCTGTAAATTCACCAATTCCACTTTTCAAAGGCTTATGAGATTCTAACAGCAAGAATGACCTAGACTAAAGCAAAGAAATTTACTCTTCCGACAGAAAATTTACAGAAGcacaaaagaaacagaaaaaaaaattggaatttaTTAACTaaagaggaaaggaaaaatgTTTCGAGGACATACACAGATTACAGAGACAATCAACTTCCACTGATGAAAACAGAGTGATGTGATGTACACTTACATCCGTTTTAGCGGTGAAGTTTTTCACGGTAGGATCAGGCACGGCGGAATCTACGGTGGCCGCAACATCCGAGTAATGAATACGTGAAGACGGATAGAAATGGGCAGCATGGACGAAGTTATTCCTCCCTGGAACAGCCCTGGAATAATTGTTAGCTGCTGCTCTCCACAATCTCCCCAGCATTTTTTGTCGTAATCTATTCTGTACGAAGGAGTACTaagatttcaaacaaaaaagaaaccaaTAGAACACATACTCCACTGGGTTACACTAGCAATGAGCTGCAAACCTAGGAGTAGAGATGAAGACCGAGGACCAAGGTTACTTAATTTCCGTCATCTTTGGAAGCatgatcatttttatttttattttatttttataatttatttctattttgtttGGAGTCCTCCTCCTAAAACCCTAAGCTAAACTGATAAACCCTTTAATCCAAAACGTTGGTGCTAAGGTAGTTTAATCGAAGGGATGTCGGGCATCATTTCAATCAAAAGGAGCTGATCCCACAGTCTCAGTTCACTTTAATTTATTCCGCACATCAAATACCTCAATTCTCACACTTTGATTTTCGTCCATTTCCATTGTAGTTTgtgagtgtttttttttttatataaaaaagtAGATACTCTGACAATATGATATGTGTAAAATAAGAACGtagtaattgaaaattttgtcaaaaaaatatttcaaaatttttttcaagaaaacttgcaAACCTGATCGTTAACAATTTAACACAATGCATTGTAATATACCCACCCAGAATATATGCTACTCTTGTTACCTTATTATGCAAAAATATGCTATTAACAGAATGCAGCAATCATTCCATTACTTCTGTATATTCAATGAACGATTAGACTAATAAAAGTCAGAATGGATTTGAGATTTTATAGAATAAAGCGTTCAAATTTTGCATCACGAACCAAAGTAAAAATTTGGATACAATTCAAGAGTGCAAGGATTAACCCCTCGATACATTGATAATCAATCCACGGTATCAATGAAAATTCAGTTCTGTGACTAGAAGAATCCTAGTAGTAGCAGACATTTTTATGTCTTTTATCATCATCTAATTTTCAGAAATCAAGTGCACATATAAACAACAAAAGACTTGCGCATAATAAGACTTGAATCCAGTATGTTCGAAGTTGAGAATTGCACTGGTTTCAAAATGCTAATTTATCAATGAAAGGCCCAGAAACAGACCCGAAATTATAGCTGTGATGAAGACAGGATTTAACTTTTTGATGGTCCAATGCCAGACAAGATGAATCAACAGCTACGGATATTTCCTTTTTAACATATATATTCAGGCAGCATTTTTACCATTATCATAAATTAAGCGCGACTATTTTACGAGTAATTCTATTTATTGGATCTGCCTTGGAGTACATGTCAGAAGGAACCCATACCAATGTTCGTGAAGACAAGTTGGCAAATATTCACATATTACCAAATCCAACAACCGTGGTCCTCCAGCAAATTTGCCTATTCGTACAGGTAaaagaggaaaacaaaactaacccCACAAAAGTGCTACCCTGAGAAAACTGGAAAAGCAGCTATATAGCCTGCACAAATTCCTACACAATTGTGTCGTCAATATGTACAAGAAACTATCAAGCCTATAGCTTCAAAAATATGAGGTACATCGccaaaattttggtttttaACTCGCTCGGTGAAGACATTTCCAAAGGCACTTGTTTAAGTGCACAACATTAGAGGTATTGTCGAAGACTTTCACCACTCATGAATTCCATCTCTTTAAGTATCTCTTGCGCAAGAGTTTTTACAGGTAATTCAACATCCTCAAGCACCTCGCCAAGGAATGGAATGGTTTCCGGTAGGAATACCAGATATTCTTCTTTTAGATTCTCTACCAGATATTTGACAATTCTCAGACCCAACATGCGGGCCCGTACCTTTTCACTTCGAGTATGCATCAGCACCTGCATAGATTTTTCAAAATGTAAAGACAAGCGCGAGCACATTACTAGGAAGATTAAGCAATGTACTAAGACATTTCCATTTTTAATAAAGATGACTATGCAGTAACTGAACAATTAAATGCTTGTCATCACCTCATGGTTCAGGGGCTTCCAGAGAAGGTCAGAGCCGGCAGTAACAGCCATCTGGCCAACACAAGCGACCAATGAATCATCGACTTCCTTTATGGATGGTACATCAGGATGCTGTTCTAGAGAAGACGGTGGATCTTTGAGAAGCTGCGAGACAATTGGTTTCAGGAGGACCTAAAGAAACCAAAAAAGTAAACTAATGAGAGCAGCAACAAGCCAGACACTATACTGTAGATAAAGACGCTGCTGAGATTACAAACACTGAGGAAATTAAACTGTCTGTAGTTGTACATAATGCCTGCTACTCTCCAAGGGAACTAATTAAAGTAAAAGAAGGAacggataaaaaaaaatgaggaggATCTGATTGCCTGAAAGTTTGATGTATCAAGATACTTAAGGTTCCCAGTATCATAAAGAAAACATTTATGCAGCGATGATAAAATCAATGCCCGTAGGTGCCACAGTCCAACAGATAATTCATCGCCTGAGTCTTTTTTCTCATCCACTGCCACCTGAAGCTtcaccttcttcttctttctagTTAAAGTAACTTGCGTATCTTCACTGAGATGATGCACACAACCATCGAGCAAGTACTTGAAGTAAGGAACAAACAATG
This portion of the Coffea arabica cultivar ET-39 chromosome 2e, Coffea Arabica ET-39 HiFi, whole genome shotgun sequence genome encodes:
- the LOC140036511 gene encoding uncharacterized protein; amino-acid sequence: MLGRLWRAAANNYSRAVPGRNNFVHAAHFYPSSRIHYSDVAATVDSAVPDPTVKNFTAKTDVNLNKMFWSKPCSLALPADSPLRIEEPHYEGIKRFILKLMLFYSKQSKSIRGANVIYLRITSQVDKPAIYNVFRLEKTFKTTFALLVLHMWLVLRRLKEEGKEGGDLGQYLYERYNHDVELRVDKEGVKLLLGKWMKNLEKIFYGNIVAYDTAMLPEAKKDELQNVIWRNVFQSDDGDSSKVPTDAALVPLQAMSRYVRRESGCLSLTDKEALFSGNFMFTSLKSSKS